In a genomic window of Pseudoglutamicibacter albus:
- a CDS encoding DUF2516 family protein — MTWALMIEFVISVLIDGAIFALALFALLDCLGQPADRFRVFSRMSKGAWTGALAAAALVSGLSCVSGVTALIGRPFGAGILSGGSFGMILILAAAIFTGVYLAGVRPNVSGKNGYGSY; from the coding sequence ATGACTTGGGCTCTCATGATCGAATTCGTGATCTCCGTGTTAATCGACGGAGCCATTTTCGCTCTCGCGTTATTCGCGTTGCTGGACTGCCTCGGGCAGCCCGCGGACCGTTTCCGCGTCTTCAGCAGGATGTCGAAGGGCGCGTGGACAGGAGCCCTCGCAGCGGCAGCGCTCGTGTCAGGTCTTTCATGTGTCAGCGGTGTGACCGCTTTGATAGGTCGGCCTTTCGGCGCCGGCATTCTAAGCGGTGGCAGCTTCGGCATGATCCTGATCTTGGCTGCGGCGATCTTCACAGGCGTGTATTTGGCGGGGGTCCGTCCTAACGTGTCCGGTAAGAACGGGTACGGCTCGTATTAA
- the tmk gene encoding dTMP kinase codes for MQVDATQQHRNTAGVFIVFEGGDGTGKSTQSRLLAEHLRSAGYRVETTREPGGTAVSEALRGIVLDPAFAPMDPVTEALIYAAARSAHVNDRIIPWLEAGAVVISDRFLDSSLAYQGAGRGLGLETVASINAPAVRGHEPDLTIVLTMPVADSRARQGQRGTSDRIEAEPDEFHGTLMEEFERIAALDPQRYLVIDARASIEDIAQQINAAVAPLIKRVPLTARTEQAEQAPAARPAAGSASNPAPDAVTDAGGSA; via the coding sequence ATGCAGGTAGATGCCACACAGCAACACCGTAATACCGCCGGTGTGTTCATCGTGTTTGAAGGAGGCGACGGGACAGGTAAATCAACCCAGTCTCGCTTGCTCGCCGAGCACCTGCGTTCGGCCGGTTACCGCGTTGAAACCACCCGCGAACCAGGCGGAACGGCTGTGTCCGAGGCACTGCGCGGCATCGTGCTTGACCCGGCGTTCGCTCCGATGGACCCTGTCACCGAAGCCTTGATCTATGCTGCGGCGCGTTCGGCTCACGTCAACGACCGGATCATCCCGTGGCTGGAGGCCGGCGCGGTTGTGATCTCTGATCGCTTCCTTGACTCCTCGCTCGCGTATCAAGGTGCAGGCCGCGGGCTCGGCCTGGAAACAGTTGCCTCCATCAATGCCCCGGCCGTGCGGGGGCATGAACCCGACCTCACCATCGTGCTCACGATGCCGGTAGCGGACTCGCGTGCACGCCAAGGCCAACGCGGAACCAGCGACCGCATCGAAGCCGAGCCCGATGAGTTTCACGGAACACTCATGGAAGAGTTCGAGCGGATCGCGGCACTGGATCCGCAGCGTTATCTTGTGATCGATGCGCGGGCAAGCATCGAAGACATCGCGCAACAGATCAACGCGGCCGTGGCTCCCCTCATAAAGCGTGTTCCCCTAACAGCGCGGACCGAACAGGCCGAGCAAGCCCCGGCGGCGCGGCCTGCGGCGGGCT
- a CDS encoding phosphoglyceromutase has translation MTYKLILLRHGQSEWNEKNLFTGWYDVTLTEKGRAEAKRGGELLKETGNLPDVLHTSLLTRAIVTANIALEAADHVWIPVKRSWRLNERHYGALQGKNKAEVLEKFGEEQFMTWRRSYDTPPPELEDDSPFSQANDPRYADLVSMPRTECLEQVLERLLPYWTEQIVPDLKAEKTVLVTAHGNSLRALVKHLDGISDEDIAQLNIPTGIPLVYELDESLKPVTPGGTYLDPDAAAAEIANVANQGKK, from the coding sequence ATGACTTATAAGCTGATTTTGCTTCGGCACGGTCAGAGCGAGTGGAACGAGAAGAACTTGTTCACTGGCTGGTATGACGTGACGTTGACTGAGAAGGGGCGTGCGGAGGCCAAGCGTGGCGGTGAGCTGCTCAAGGAGACCGGCAACCTGCCTGATGTGCTTCACACCTCGCTGTTGACTCGCGCCATCGTGACGGCCAACATCGCTTTGGAGGCCGCGGATCATGTGTGGATCCCGGTCAAGCGTTCGTGGCGGCTCAACGAACGCCACTATGGTGCGTTGCAGGGCAAGAACAAGGCCGAGGTTTTGGAGAAGTTCGGTGAGGAACAGTTCATGACCTGGCGCCGTTCTTATGACACTCCGCCGCCGGAGCTGGAGGATGATTCGCCGTTCTCGCAGGCGAATGACCCTCGCTACGCGGACCTTGTTTCGATGCCGCGCACCGAGTGCCTTGAGCAGGTTCTTGAGCGTCTGTTGCCTTACTGGACTGAGCAGATCGTGCCGGATCTGAAGGCCGAGAAGACTGTTTTGGTGACCGCGCATGGTAACTCGTTGCGGGCGCTCGTGAAGCACCTGGATGGTATTTCGGATGAGGATATCGCCCAGTTGAACATCCCGACCGGTATCCCGCTGGTGTATGAGCTGGATGAGAGCCTGAAGCCTGTCACCCCGGGCGGCACCTATCTTGATCCGGATGCTGCCGCGGCTGAGATCGCTAACGTCGCCAACCAGGGTAAGAAGTAA